One window of the Trifolium pratense cultivar HEN17-A07 linkage group LG2, ARS_RC_1.1, whole genome shotgun sequence genome contains the following:
- the LOC123907695 gene encoding phenolic glucoside malonyltransferase 1-like: protein MAQQEEQFNVVEVCNVEPFHEPTKPSQSPTSLPLTFFDLLWLRFPPVERLFFYEFTNSTNFFYETFLPNLKHSLSLTLQHFLPFAGNIVWPIGSSKPIINYVPGDFVSFTVVESNSSFKDLSSNHCEASKRHHLIPLLKTSHEKASLVSFQVTLFPNNGFCIGITTHHAGFDGKSSTNFMKSWSYITSSISNLDSSFLSLPENLTPFFDRSLIQDHNNGIGISEAYVIDIMKQGGPNNKSVKVIDFPSTLKNDAIKSFFELTPSNIQKLKQHAKNEMKMNVTNLSTFSVTCAYVLSCLAKAEKPKDEKVILIFAVDCRTRLDPPISSMYIGNCIAGQKVKLEPKKLVEKDGFLSALEGMSEGLNKVKNDGVLNGAENWLSHMVNANESIKIYSIAGSPRFEVYSIDFGFGKPKKVDTTSTDKTGAFSISETRNNDGGVEIGLALNKQEMETFSTLFVQGLECI from the coding sequence ATGGCACAACAAGAAGAACAATTCAATGTTGTTGAAGTTTGCAATGTTGAACCATTTCATGAACCAACAAAACCTTCTCAGTCACCAACCTCACTTCCACTAACTTTCTTTGATCTTCTATGGCTAAGATTTCCACCAGTTGAACGTCTCTTCTTCTATGAATTCACAAactcaaccaattttttttatgaaactttTCTTCCAAATCTCAAACACTCACTTTCACTCACACTTCAACACTTTCTCCCTTTCGCCGGAAACATAGTTTGGCCTATTGGTTCATCGAAACCAATCATAAACTATGTTCCCGGTGATTTTGTTTCCTTCACGGTTGTTGAATCAAACTCAAGTTTCAAAGATCTTTCTTCTAATCATTGTGAAGCTTCAAAAAGACATCATTTGATACCCCTTTTGAAAACTTCACATGAAAAAGCTTCTTTGGTTTCGTTTCAAGTCACTTTGTTTCCAAACAATGGTTTTTGCATTGGAATAACAACACATCATGCTGGTTTTGATGGAAAATCTtcaacaaatttcatgaaatCATGGTCCTATATTACATCTTCTATTTCTAACCTTGATTCATCTTTTTTATCTTTACCTGAAAATCTAACACCTTTTTTTGATAGATCATTGATACAAGATCATAATAATGGAATTGGAATCAGTGAAGCATATGTTATTGATATTATGAAACAAGGTGGACCAAACAATAAAAGTGTCAAGGTTATAGATTTTCCTAGTACATTGAAAAATGATGCAATTAAAAGCTTCTTTGAATTAACACCTTCAAATATTCAAAAGCTTAAGCAACATGCAAAAAATGAGATGAAGATGAATGTTACTAATTTGTCAACATTTTCAGTTACATGTGCTTATGTGTTATCATGTTTAGCAAAAGCAGAAAAACCAAAggatgaaaaagtgattttaatatttgctGTTGATTGTAGAACAAGATTGGACCCTCCAATTTCTTCTATGTATATTGGAAATTGTATTGCAGGACAAAAGGTTAAGCTTGAGCCAAAGAAATTAGTTGAAAAAGATGGATTTTTAAGTGCTTTAGAAGGGATGAGTGAAGGTTTGAATAAGGTGAAAAATGATGGAGTGTTGAATGGAGCTGAAAACTGGTTAAGTCATATGGTAAATGCTAATGAGagtattaaaatatattctaTTGCTGGATCACCAAGGTTTGAAGTTTATAGTattgattttggatttggaaAGCCTAAAAAAGTGGATACTACTTCAACTGATAAAACAGGAGCATTTTCTATTAGTGAAACTAGGAATAATGATGGTGGAGTTGAGATTGGTTTGGCTTTAAACAAGCAAGAGATGGAAACTTTTTCTACCCTTTTTGTTCAAGGACTTGAATGCATTTAA
- the LOC123909917 gene encoding phenolic glucoside malonyltransferase 1-like, protein MVQPEEPFKVVEVCNVEPFHGPTKPSQSAPTLLPLTFFDLLCLRSPPVECLYFYELTNSTTFFYKTILPNLKHSLSLTLQHFLPLAGNITWPIDSSKPFINYVCDDSVSFTVVESKASFKDISSHYCEASKRHNLIPLLETCHEKASLISIQVTLFPNNGFCLGITTHHAAFDGKTASHFMKSWSYITCSNYNLDSSFLSLPENLTPFFDRSLIQDHDNGIGISEAYVVDYMKQGGPNNNSVKVIDFPSTLKNDAIKSLFELSPSNIQKLKQHAKNEMKMNVINLSRLEMYSIDFGFGKPKKVDIASTDKTGAFSHCETRYNDGGVEIGLALNKQEMETFSTLFVQELESI, encoded by the coding sequence ATGGTACAACCAGAAGAACCATTCAAAGTTGTTGAAGTTTGCAATGTTGAACCATTTCATGGACCAACAAAACCTTCTCAATCAGCACCAACATTACTTCCCCTCACTTTCTTTGATCTTTTATGTTTAAGATCACCACCTGTTGAATGTCTCTACTTCTATGAACTCACAAACTCAACCACTTTTTTCTATAAAACTATTCTTCCAAATCTCAAACACTCACTTTCACTCACACTTCAACACTTCCTCCCTCTTGCCGGAAACATAACATGGCCTATTGATTCATCCAAACCATTCATAAACTATGTTTGCGACGATTCTGTTTCCTTTACTGTTGTTGAGTCTAAAGCAAGTTTCAAAGATATTTCTTCTCATTATTGCGAAGCTTCAAAAAGACATAACTTGATACCACTTTTGGAAACTTGTCATGAAAAAGCTTCTTTGATTTCAATTCAAGTCACTTTGTTTCCAAACAATGGTTTTTGCCTTGGAATAACAACACACCATGCTGCTTTTGATGGAAAGACTGCTTCACATTTTATGAAATCATGGTCCTATATTACATGTTCTAATTATAACCTTGATTCATCTTTTTTATCTTTACCTGAAAACCTAACACCTTTTTTTGATAGATCATTGATACAAGATCATGATAATGGAATTGGAATCAGTGAAGCATATgttgttgattatatgaaaCAAGGTGGACCAAATAATAATAGTGTCAAGGTTATAGATTTTCCTAGTACATTGAAAAATGATGCAATTAAAAGCTTATTTGAATTATCACCTTCAAATATTCAAAAGCTTAAGCAACATGCAAAAAATGAGATGAAAATGAATGTTATAAATTTGTCAAGGCTTGAAATGTATAGTattgattttggatttggaaAGCCAAAAAAAGTTGATATAGCTTCAACTGATAAAACAGGAGCATTTTCTCACTGTGAAACTAGGTATAATGATGGTGGAGTTGAGATTGGTTTGGCTTTAAACAAGCAAGAGATGGAAACTTTTTCCACCCTTTTTGTTCAAGAACTTGAATCCATTTGA